In Nocardia sputorum, a single genomic region encodes these proteins:
- a CDS encoding nucleotide disphospho-sugar-binding domain-containing protein yields MKFLVVPVPSSGHLLAMVPFCWALRLAGHEVLVASRNDVTATALRSGLNAVELTALNVPMDQLRTQVNPGMFPLPLFADRDQSSGQGLWQVAAQNWHNHARRYLETFAEVATDWQADVVLTDPLATVGRALGAELDLPVLVHRWGIDPTGGPFTERTAALAAEAGTRLADPVAVLDICPPRLQAPDAVPGTPLGYVPFNGTGALPTWHRAERGRKRIAVCMGGSTLGLTGPRPLESVLAALGDIDDAEVVVALSAPDRATVGELPGHVRVVEEVPLNLFLPGCDLLVHHGGSTTGLTAGWFGLPQLVLPQMFDQFDYARGLVRSGAGLAAETPTGQGDIQALTASIRALLREPRYRAAAEQIGADLRAAPAPGEVVAQVVPLLAEHTAAATR; encoded by the coding sequence ATGAAGTTTCTTGTCGTGCCGGTGCCCTCGTCGGGTCACCTGCTGGCGATGGTGCCGTTCTGCTGGGCGCTGCGGCTGGCCGGCCACGAAGTGCTGGTCGCCTCGCGCAACGACGTGACGGCCACGGCGCTGCGCTCCGGCCTCAACGCCGTCGAGCTGACCGCGCTGAACGTGCCGATGGACCAGTTGCGCACCCAGGTTAATCCGGGCATGTTCCCGCTTCCGCTGTTCGCCGACCGCGATCAGTCCAGCGGACAGGGCCTGTGGCAGGTCGCCGCGCAGAACTGGCACAACCATGCCCGCCGATACCTCGAGACGTTCGCGGAGGTGGCCACCGACTGGCAAGCCGACGTCGTCCTGACCGATCCGCTGGCCACCGTCGGCCGTGCGCTCGGCGCCGAACTGGATCTGCCGGTCCTGGTGCACCGCTGGGGAATCGACCCCACCGGCGGGCCCTTCACCGAACGCACCGCAGCGCTCGCCGCCGAGGCGGGCACGCGGCTGGCCGATCCGGTGGCGGTGCTCGACATCTGCCCGCCGAGGTTGCAGGCGCCCGACGCCGTGCCGGGCACGCCGCTGGGTTACGTACCGTTCAACGGCACCGGCGCGTTGCCGACGTGGCACCGCGCCGAGCGGGGCCGCAAGCGGATCGCGGTCTGTATGGGCGGCAGCACGCTGGGCCTGACCGGGCCGCGGCCACTGGAGTCGGTGCTCGCGGCGCTCGGCGACATCGACGACGCCGAGGTGGTCGTCGCGCTGTCGGCGCCCGACCGGGCCACGGTCGGTGAATTGCCCGGCCATGTGCGGGTCGTGGAAGAGGTTCCGCTGAACCTGTTCCTGCCCGGCTGCGATCTGCTGGTGCACCACGGTGGCTCGACCACCGGCCTCACCGCGGGGTGGTTCGGGTTGCCGCAACTGGTGCTGCCCCAGATGTTCGACCAGTTCGACTACGCCCGCGGCCTGGTGCGCAGCGGGGCCGGGCTGGCCGCCGAGACGCCCACCGGTCAAGGCGACATCCAAGCGCTGACCGCCTCGATCCGCGCGCTGCTGCGCGAACCCCGCTACCGCGCCGCCGCCGAGCAGATCGGCGCCGACCTGCGTGCCGCACCCGCCCCGGGCGAGGTGGTGGCGCAGGTCGTTCCGCTGCTGGCCGAGCACACCGCAGCAGCGACCAGATAG
- a CDS encoding polyprenol monophosphomannose synthase: MIPTYNERRNVGPLLAQILEQGSDFDVLFVDDNSPDGTGDLLDELARQHAPRIHVLHRAGRQGVGSAHQAGIRWAYAQGYAHIITMDSDFAHPPSYLPALRAAAAGFDVVVGSRYLKEDSLADWTPFRKILTRVGHFLTVTLLRMPYDATGAFRYYRLDAVPVAVFDRVRSTGYSFFFESLYILATNGFRIEQVPIHVLNRTAGASKMRTRDVATSVRFLLTLCAEKYLRPSRHRVTSPVHR, encoded by the coding sequence ATGATTCCGACGTACAACGAGCGTCGCAACGTGGGCCCGTTGCTCGCTCAGATCCTGGAACAGGGCTCCGATTTCGACGTCCTGTTCGTCGACGACAATTCCCCGGACGGCACCGGAGATCTGCTCGATGAGCTGGCCCGACAGCACGCGCCCCGCATCCATGTGCTGCACCGGGCCGGTCGCCAGGGTGTGGGCTCCGCACACCAGGCCGGTATCCGCTGGGCTTACGCGCAGGGATATGCGCACATCATCACGATGGATTCCGATTTCGCGCATCCGCCGTCGTATCTTCCGGCATTGCGCGCCGCCGCTGCGGGGTTCGACGTCGTGGTCGGATCGCGGTATCTGAAAGAGGACAGCCTGGCCGACTGGACTCCCTTCCGCAAGATCCTCACCCGGGTCGGGCATTTTCTGACCGTGACACTGTTGCGGATGCCCTACGATGCCACCGGCGCGTTCCGATACTACCGGCTGGACGCCGTTCCGGTGGCGGTTTTCGATCGCGTCCGATCGACCGGCTACTCCTTCTTCTTCGAAAGTCTCTACATTCTCGCCACGAATGGCTTCCGGATCGAGCAGGTGCCGATCCACGTCCTCAACCGCACCGCGGGCGCGTCCAAGATGCGCACCCGCGACGTGGCGACCAGCGTGCGTTTCCTGCTCACGCTGTGCGCGGAGAAGTACCTGCGCCCCAGCAGGCATCGCGTCACCTCGCCGGTGCACCGCTGA
- the gmd gene encoding GDP-mannose 4,6-dehydratase, producing the protein MRKALITGITGQDGSYLTEFLLQQGYEVHGIIRRASNFNTDRIDHLYSDTHSQRRLFLHYGDLMDSSSLNRILEDVRPAEIYNLGAQSHVHISFQIPEFTAETNAIGTLRILDAIRKTGIATRFYQASSSELYGGLHDVALSEQTPFHPRSPYAVAKLYAYWITVNHREAYGMYTVNGTLFNHESPRRGEVFVTRKVTRGAVRIAQGKQDKLYIGNLDARRDWGYAKEYVEAMWLMLQQAEPDDYVIATGETHSVRELCETAFSATGVELVWEGTGLAEKGIDRRTSRVLVEVDPTYFRPAEVHHLTGDPSKAREKLGWEPRTSFTELVELMVAHDMENA; encoded by the coding sequence ATGAGAAAGGCGCTGATAACCGGCATCACGGGCCAGGACGGGTCTTATCTGACGGAATTCCTGTTGCAGCAAGGATATGAGGTGCACGGGATTATCCGGCGTGCCTCGAATTTCAATACCGATCGGATAGACCACCTGTATTCCGATACGCATTCCCAACGCCGGCTGTTTCTGCATTACGGGGATCTCATGGATTCCAGCAGTCTCAACCGGATCCTGGAGGACGTGCGGCCGGCCGAGATCTACAACCTGGGCGCGCAGTCGCACGTGCACATCTCGTTCCAGATCCCGGAGTTCACCGCGGAGACCAACGCGATCGGCACGCTGCGCATCCTGGACGCGATCCGCAAGACCGGCATCGCGACCCGGTTCTACCAGGCCTCGTCCTCCGAGCTGTACGGCGGGCTGCACGACGTGGCGCTGAGCGAGCAGACACCGTTCCATCCGCGCTCGCCGTACGCCGTGGCGAAGCTGTACGCGTACTGGATCACGGTGAACCACCGCGAGGCCTACGGCATGTACACGGTCAACGGCACCCTGTTCAACCACGAATCACCCCGGCGCGGAGAGGTTTTCGTGACCCGCAAGGTGACTCGCGGCGCGGTGCGCATCGCGCAGGGCAAACAGGACAAGCTCTATATCGGCAACCTGGACGCCCGCCGGGACTGGGGATACGCCAAGGAGTACGTCGAAGCGATGTGGCTCATGCTGCAACAGGCCGAACCCGACGATTACGTCATCGCCACCGGCGAGACACACAGCGTGCGTGAGCTGTGCGAGACCGCCTTCTCGGCCACCGGTGTCGAATTGGTCTGGGAAGGAACAGGTTTGGCGGAGAAGGGGATCGACCGGCGGACGTCGCGGGTGCTGGTCGAGGTCGATCCGACCTATTTCCGGCCCGCCGAGGTGCATCATCTCACCGGTGATCCGAGCAAGGCGCGCGAGAAGCTCGGATGGGAACCCCGTACGAGTTTCACCGAACTGGTCGAGTTGATGGTCGCCCACGATATGGAGAACGCGTGA
- a CDS encoding NAD-dependent epimerase/dehydratase family protein — MSRLRVAVAGAAGYVGSALVEALERSGRTEVVPVLRADHERHRTAGRYDVLINAACPSKRFWAEQHPEEDRRETVDKTRLLREQWRWERFVQISSISARAQLDTVYGRHRAEAEQLCSGPDTLVVRLGPMYGGDYRKGVLADMAADRPVFASGRSRQSFAPVDWCAEWITGHLGDTGLREVGARTTVTLSEVRDAVGSHSPFAKDYVDDQFPITATGPDWPEAAAVIDWLAGRRVSGAPAR; from the coding sequence GTGAGCCGGTTACGTGTGGCTGTGGCGGGCGCCGCCGGATACGTGGGCTCCGCGCTGGTGGAAGCGCTCGAGCGGAGCGGCCGGACGGAGGTGGTGCCGGTGCTGCGCGCCGACCACGAACGGCATCGCACGGCAGGTCGCTACGACGTGCTGATCAATGCCGCCTGCCCGTCGAAGAGGTTCTGGGCCGAACAGCATCCCGAGGAAGACCGGCGGGAGACGGTGGACAAAACGCGCTTGCTGCGTGAGCAGTGGCGCTGGGAGCGGTTCGTGCAGATCAGCAGCATCTCCGCGCGCGCCCAGCTGGACACGGTCTACGGCCGCCATCGCGCGGAGGCGGAGCAGCTGTGTTCTGGCCCCGACACGCTCGTCGTGCGGCTCGGCCCGATGTACGGCGGGGACTACCGCAAGGGCGTGCTGGCGGACATGGCCGCCGACCGTCCGGTGTTCGCCAGTGGCCGCTCACGGCAGAGCTTCGCCCCCGTGGACTGGTGCGCCGAGTGGATCACAGGCCACCTCGGCGACACCGGACTGCGCGAGGTCGGCGCACGCACCACCGTGACGCTGTCCGAGGTGCGCGACGCGGTGGGCTCGCACTCGCCCTTCGCCAAAGACTATGTCGACGACCAGTTCCCGATCACCGCCACCGGCCCGGACTGGCCGGAGGCGGCGGCGGTGATCGACTGGCTGGCCGGGCGGAGGGTCAGCGGTGCACCGGCGAGGTGA
- a CDS encoding GDP-mannose 4,6-dehydratase yields the protein MTVVVTGAAGQDGTLLSDLLAARGERVLRIGRAGPVDITDAAAVEELIATERPAQVYLLAAVQHSSQDDHGDPRELARASHRVNTLPVHHFAEAIDRHRTGTRLFYAASSHIFGSDAAAVCDERSGLRPDSIYGVTKAAGLLTCRAYRARGVFAAAGIMFNHESPLRAEKFVTRKIVRAVARIQRGETGTVEVGKVDAGADWGYAPDYVEAMTRILALDEPDDFVVATGEHHTVAQFCAAAFGMAGLDWNDHVRERSSVLTRGRQPLAGDATRLRERTGWRPSVDFHGMVRAMLVAEGVRLVEESRPVRTGGTDG from the coding sequence ATGACCGTCGTCGTCACGGGCGCGGCCGGGCAGGACGGCACGCTGCTGTCGGACCTGCTCGCCGCGCGCGGCGAACGTGTGCTGCGGATCGGCCGCGCCGGCCCCGTCGACATCACCGACGCGGCCGCGGTCGAGGAACTGATCGCCACCGAACGCCCCGCGCAGGTGTACCTGCTGGCGGCGGTGCAGCACTCCTCGCAGGACGACCACGGCGACCCGCGCGAACTGGCCCGCGCCTCGCACCGGGTGAACACGCTGCCGGTGCACCACTTCGCGGAGGCGATCGACCGGCACCGCACCGGCACCCGGCTGTTCTACGCGGCCTCGTCGCATATCTTCGGCTCCGACGCCGCCGCGGTGTGCGACGAGCGCAGCGGGCTGCGACCGGACTCGATCTACGGCGTGACCAAGGCGGCGGGCCTGCTGACCTGCCGCGCCTACCGCGCCCGGGGCGTCTTCGCGGCGGCGGGGATCATGTTCAACCACGAATCGCCCTTGCGCGCGGAGAAGTTCGTCACCCGCAAGATCGTGCGCGCCGTCGCCCGGATCCAGCGCGGCGAGACCGGCACGGTGGAGGTGGGCAAGGTGGACGCGGGCGCCGACTGGGGATACGCACCGGACTACGTCGAGGCGATGACACGGATCCTGGCCCTCGACGAGCCGGACGACTTCGTCGTCGCCACCGGCGAACACCACACGGTCGCGCAGTTCTGCGCGGCGGCGTTCGGCATGGCCGGACTGGACTGGAACGACCATGTCCGCGAACGTTCCTCGGTGCTCACCCGCGGCAGGCAACCGCTGGCGGGCGACGCGACGAGGCTGCGCGAGCGGACCGGGTGGCGTCCTTCGGTGGATTTCCACGGCATGGTGCGCGCCATGCTCGTCGCCGAGGGCGTGCGCCTGGTGGAGGAATCGAGGCCGGTGCGCACCGGCGGAACGGATGGATGA
- a CDS encoding class I SAM-dependent methyltransferase, which produces MTLNDENVLAAHLISVADGVYEETAARIGEIGTETVADAVLKEIAWRANYGPRPGQPVTAVFELTHEGKQLDYLLTVGADDPAVAPGTLEDPWLVVRQDLVELLRAVYGPPDAALGTRAIAIKDEPGPGSFAPDDPWRLARDAAAVAADRIVTACRPHHYDLNALSLHFGSDKWGGHWYTQHYERHFAPLRDSRVRVLELGIGGYTAPDVGGASLRMWKQYFRRGLIFGLDFFDKSGIAEPRLQPLRGDQGDPAFLDGLGSSLGPFDIIIDDGSHISGDVIASFQALFAHLRPGGLYVVEDTQTSYWSGWGGSSTATNDPATTIGYLKTLVDGLHQQEFEKESGRVAGAFDDWIGALHFYHNIVVIEKRRNAEQSAPSWVPRHTNPMEWMKPKE; this is translated from the coding sequence GTGACCTTGAACGACGAGAATGTCCTCGCCGCCCACTTGATCTCCGTCGCCGACGGCGTCTACGAGGAGACCGCCGCGCGGATCGGCGAGATCGGCACCGAGACCGTCGCCGACGCGGTGCTGAAAGAGATCGCCTGGCGTGCGAACTACGGACCCCGGCCCGGACAACCGGTGACGGCGGTATTCGAGCTGACCCACGAGGGCAAGCAGCTGGACTACCTGCTCACCGTCGGCGCCGACGACCCCGCCGTCGCTCCCGGCACGCTGGAGGATCCGTGGCTGGTGGTGCGGCAGGATCTGGTGGAACTGCTGCGCGCGGTCTACGGCCCGCCCGACGCCGCGCTCGGCACGCGCGCCATCGCGATCAAGGACGAGCCGGGGCCGGGCAGTTTCGCCCCGGACGATCCGTGGCGGCTGGCCCGCGACGCCGCGGCGGTCGCCGCCGACCGTATCGTCACCGCCTGCCGCCCGCACCACTACGACCTCAACGCGCTGTCGCTGCACTTCGGTTCGGACAAGTGGGGCGGGCACTGGTACACCCAGCACTACGAGCGCCACTTCGCACCCCTGCGCGACAGCCGCGTGCGCGTCCTCGAACTGGGCATCGGCGGATACACCGCGCCCGATGTCGGCGGCGCCTCACTGCGGATGTGGAAGCAGTACTTCCGCCGGGGCCTGATCTTCGGGCTGGACTTCTTCGACAAGTCCGGCATCGCCGAGCCGCGCTTGCAACCGCTGCGCGGCGATCAGGGCGATCCGGCGTTCCTCGACGGGCTCGGCAGCTCGCTCGGCCCGTTCGACATCATCATCGACGACGGCAGTCACATCAGCGGTGACGTCATCGCCTCGTTCCAGGCGCTGTTCGCGCACCTGCGGCCGGGCGGGCTGTACGTGGTGGAGGACACCCAGACCTCCTACTGGTCGGGCTGGGGCGGCAGCAGCACCGCCACCAACGATCCGGCCACCACCATCGGCTACCTGAAAACCCTGGTAGACGGTCTGCACCAACAGGAATTCGAGAAGGAATCCGGCCGCGTGGCAGGCGCTTTCGACGACTGGATCGGGGCGCTGCACTTCTACCACAACATCGTGGTGATCGAAAAACGCCGCAATGCCGAGCAATCGGCTCCATCATGGGTGCCTCGGCACACCAATCCGATGGAGTGGATGAAGCCGAAGGAGTGA
- a CDS encoding cupin domain-containing protein: MKVEVLTPSCNLDTVRDGRGGIFTWVPPEPLLEFNLIYMHPGKVRGLHYHPHFVEYLLFVEGNGVLVTKDDHEDPDCPEEFIHVGKGICTRTPIGVMHTVYSITPLTFVAMLTKPWDECDPPIVQVAPLPHTLEGNGA; encoded by the coding sequence ATGAAGGTCGAAGTCCTCACCCCGTCGTGCAACCTCGACACCGTCCGCGACGGGCGCGGCGGCATTTTCACCTGGGTCCCGCCCGAACCACTGCTCGAGTTCAACCTGATCTACATGCACCCCGGCAAGGTGCGCGGCCTGCACTACCACCCGCATTTCGTCGAGTACCTGCTGTTCGTCGAGGGCAACGGCGTGCTGGTGACCAAGGACGACCACGAGGACCCGGACTGCCCCGAGGAGTTCATCCACGTCGGCAAGGGCATCTGCACCCGCACGCCGATCGGGGTGATGCACACCGTGTACTCGATCACCCCGCTGACGTTCGTCGCCATGCTGACCAAGCCGTGGGACGAGTGCGATCCGCCGATCGTGCAGGTGGCGCCGCTGCCGCACACCTTGGAAGGCAACGGCGCGTGA
- a CDS encoding class I SAM-dependent methyltransferase, whose protein sequence is MTQAVAVQACRVCGNTRLESVVDLGTMALTGVFPATDPTEVPRYPLELVRCVPESSAECGLVQLRHTADFDEMYSPGYGYRSGLNRSMIDHLAHRVARIRQRVPLSPQDLVIDIGSNDATLLRAYPEGSATILGIDPLGEKFRRFYPPHVRLVTGYFTRELAESVLEGRRAKVITSIAMFYDVPNPLEFMGAVYDSLTDDGVWVLEQSYLPAMLATTSYDTICHEHLEYYALDQIEWMARRCGFVVLEVERNAVNGGSFALTLGKRGVASAADAAVLDRMRQEESALGLHTSQPYADFAKRVDQHREQVRDFFDRSRKAGLRTLGYGASTKGNVVLQHCGIGPEDLPCIAEVNDDKFGKFTPGSAIPIVSETQARELAPDQFFVLPWHFRTMMLERESAFRAAGGRLVFPLPELDVV, encoded by the coding sequence GTGACGCAAGCAGTGGCGGTGCAGGCCTGCCGGGTGTGCGGGAACACCCGGCTCGAGTCGGTGGTCGATCTCGGCACCATGGCGTTGACCGGGGTGTTCCCGGCCACCGATCCGACCGAGGTGCCGCGCTACCCGTTGGAGTTGGTGCGCTGCGTGCCCGAGAGCAGCGCGGAGTGCGGGCTGGTGCAGTTGCGCCACACGGCCGATTTCGACGAAATGTATTCCCCCGGCTACGGATACCGCTCCGGGCTGAACCGCTCGATGATCGACCACCTCGCCCACCGGGTGGCCCGCATCCGGCAGCGGGTGCCGTTGTCGCCGCAGGATCTGGTGATCGACATCGGCAGCAACGACGCGACGCTGCTGCGCGCCTACCCCGAAGGGTCGGCGACGATTCTGGGCATCGACCCGCTGGGGGAGAAGTTCCGCCGGTTCTATCCGCCGCACGTGCGGCTGGTGACCGGCTACTTCACCCGCGAACTGGCCGAATCGGTGCTGGAGGGGCGACGGGCCAAGGTGATCACCTCGATCGCCATGTTCTACGACGTGCCGAATCCGCTGGAATTCATGGGCGCGGTGTACGACAGTCTCACCGACGACGGCGTCTGGGTGCTCGAGCAGAGCTATCTGCCCGCGATGCTGGCCACCACCTCCTACGACACGATCTGTCACGAGCACTTGGAGTACTACGCCCTCGACCAGATCGAGTGGATGGCGCGGCGGTGCGGATTCGTGGTGCTCGAGGTGGAACGCAATGCCGTCAACGGCGGCAGCTTCGCGCTCACGCTGGGCAAGCGAGGGGTCGCGTCGGCTGCCGATGCCGCGGTGCTGGACCGGATGCGGCAGGAGGAGTCCGCGCTCGGGCTGCACACCTCCCAGCCATACGCCGACTTCGCCAAACGGGTCGACCAGCACCGCGAGCAGGTGCGCGATTTCTTCGACCGCTCCCGCAAGGCCGGTCTGCGCACGCTCGGTTACGGCGCCTCCACCAAAGGCAACGTGGTGCTGCAGCACTGCGGGATCGGCCCGGAGGACCTGCCGTGCATCGCGGAGGTCAACGACGACAAGTTCGGCAAGTTCACCCCGGGCAGCGCGATCCCGATCGTCTCCGAGACACAGGCGCGGGAGCTGGCGCCCGACCAGTTCTTCGTGCTGCCCTGGCATTTCCGAACCATGATGCTGGAGCGGGAGAGCGCCTTCCGCGCGGCGGGCGGGCGGCTGGTGTTCCCGCTGCCGGAACTGGACGTGGTGTGA
- a CDS encoding thioesterase domain-containing protein produces MSAECTVVFPGQGAQRTGMGADFCAEFRVARDTFTEASDAVGEDLLRICTERDPRLHRTEYTQPCVLTMEIAAYRVLATEFDIKAVAFGGHSLGEYAALVAAGVFELADGVRLVRTRGALMQRAVPEGAGAMAALILPGITGAGVAELVAEAGAEVANDNSTDQLVISGTRDAIAAARILLAERHPDLRFVPLRVSAPFHSRWMRGIEAEFAGHLADCAPRMRAERAVAVTSNYTGQFHQPETLAEHLVRQISAPVRWTANMRALLRASTPRYEVGPSAPLSKFFATLDAPVSRIATVGDLRALLEESAPTTTGAATPPDSAAPPAVPGLGSIPADNVAAPVTPPATIEPEPAAVVIAPAAVATSAAPVASHPAETGGLTIHRKTAGAPALRLFCWPFAGGKAAAYTPWRRSLPDWVELCVIELPARQRHLAQTPIRRFADLVDVALAQVLPLTELPFAFFGHSLGALTAYEVARRLPAGVAPRALFLGGAVAPHLPRPGRLSQLPDHEFAAAVGHYGGIPPEVRETPEVMALFLPALRSDFEIFDDYRFAPAAAPTCPAHLFGGRDDRQVAVTQLEAWRDVLPGLRSTELLPGGHFFLVEQRAALLASLADKLAAVRPDAVSA; encoded by the coding sequence ATGAGCGCCGAGTGCACAGTCGTCTTCCCGGGGCAAGGCGCCCAGCGGACCGGGATGGGAGCGGACTTCTGCGCCGAATTCCGCGTCGCACGCGACACGTTCACCGAGGCGAGCGACGCGGTGGGCGAGGACCTGCTGCGGATCTGCACCGAGCGGGATCCGCGACTGCATCGCACGGAGTACACCCAGCCGTGCGTGCTGACGATGGAGATCGCCGCCTATCGAGTGCTGGCAACCGAATTCGACATCAAGGCAGTGGCTTTCGGCGGACACAGTCTCGGCGAGTATGCCGCGCTGGTCGCGGCGGGCGTCTTCGAACTCGCCGACGGGGTCCGGCTCGTGCGCACGCGGGGCGCGCTGATGCAACGCGCGGTGCCGGAGGGCGCGGGTGCGATGGCCGCCCTCATCCTGCCGGGCATCACCGGCGCCGGGGTGGCCGAACTGGTGGCCGAGGCGGGCGCCGAGGTGGCCAACGACAATTCGACCGACCAGCTGGTCATCAGCGGTACGCGCGACGCGATCGCCGCCGCGCGCATCCTGCTCGCCGAACGTCATCCGGATCTGCGGTTCGTTCCGCTGCGGGTGAGCGCGCCGTTCCATTCCCGCTGGATGCGCGGCATCGAGGCCGAATTCGCCGGGCACCTCGCCGACTGCGCGCCGCGCATGCGCGCCGAGCGCGCGGTCGCGGTGACCTCGAACTACACCGGGCAGTTCCACCAGCCCGAAACTCTCGCCGAGCATCTGGTCCGCCAGATCTCCGCGCCGGTGCGCTGGACCGCGAACATGCGCGCACTACTGCGCGCGAGCACACCGCGCTACGAGGTCGGTCCGTCCGCGCCGCTGTCGAAGTTCTTCGCGACGCTGGATGCGCCGGTGTCCCGGATCGCGACGGTCGGTGATCTGCGTGCCCTCCTCGAGGAATCGGCCCCGACCACCACTGGCGCCGCGACTCCTCCGGATTCGGCGGCACCACCGGCCGTCCCCGGACTCGGAAGCATCCCGGCCGACAACGTCGCCGCACCGGTGACACCTCCGGCCACCATCGAACCGGAACCCGCTGCGGTAGTGATCGCTCCGGCTGCGGTCGCAACGTCGGCCGCCCCCGTCGCATCGCACCCGGCCGAGACGGGCGGGCTGACCATCCACCGCAAGACCGCCGGCGCCCCGGCCCTGCGGTTGTTCTGCTGGCCGTTCGCCGGCGGCAAAGCCGCCGCCTACACCCCGTGGCGGCGCAGCCTGCCCGACTGGGTGGAGCTCTGCGTGATCGAACTGCCCGCCCGGCAGCGGCATCTGGCGCAGACACCGATCCGCCGCTTCGCCGACCTCGTCGACGTCGCGCTGGCCCAGGTGCTGCCCCTGACCGAGCTGCCGTTCGCATTCTTCGGCCACAGTCTCGGCGCGCTGACCGCCTACGAAGTCGCCCGCCGTCTGCCCGCGGGCGTCGCGCCGCGCGCGCTGTTCCTCGGCGGCGCGGTGGCCCCGCACCTACCGAGGCCCGGCCGTTTGTCGCAACTGCCGGATCACGAGTTCGCCGCCGCGGTGGGCCATTACGGCGGGATCCCGCCGGAAGTGCGTGAGACGCCGGAGGTGATGGCGCTGTTCCTGCCCGCGCTGCGCAGCGACTTCGAGATCTTCGACGACTACCGTTTCGCCCCCGCCGCCGCCCCGACGTGCCCGGCCCACCTGTTCGGCGGCCGCGACGACCGCCAGGTCGCGGTCACCCAATTGGAGGCATGGCGCGACGTCCTGCCGGGGCTGCGCTCCACCGAGCTGCTGCCCGGCGGCCATTTCTTTCTCGTCGAGCAGCGCGCCGCGCTGCTCGCCTCGCTCGCGGACAAGCTCGCCGCTGTCCGCCCCGACGCGGTATCCGCCTGA